In Leptospira bourretii, a genomic segment contains:
- the creC gene encoding two-component system sensor histidine kinase CreC, with protein sequence MLSIGFYYLIDKTEESIRPRYMETVEESLNDTAHILSAIVEEELEQNPKDIYHFKVFLHTLFSPVFENTNKRSFEAKIYSLLKTYTDIQLYITDKNGIVIFDSESYREGLDYSKFNDVYLTLQGKYGARSSKLLDIEGEGALFVASPIRFKNQMIGVLTVIKPKTGVIPFIDEAKKKFWRISLLVASAIAILFSLLAYLSFRPILRLSQYVSSLRKKEKVVFPKIGIRELNELGKEVDLLVEEIEGKKYIESYVQTLTHEIKSPLSSILASVELLQSHPNESDRLTKNIHEEAKRIQKLIEQMLELSSLEGKKTITMDDYVLLYDLVLEVIANFKSELEWKSIQIMIECKNKLLEILGNRNYLSLSIENLIRNSIDFANQNDTIRIRIEENPDHSIDFSILDEGHSIPDFALDRITEKFYSLPRPTNNRKSSGLGLSIVSQIVDLHGGKLKVQNRSPRGVEVSIQFPKK encoded by the coding sequence ATCTTAAGTATTGGTTTTTATTATTTAATCGATAAAACAGAAGAATCCATTCGGCCTCGTTATATGGAGACGGTCGAAGAATCTTTGAATGATACGGCACATATTTTGTCTGCCATTGTCGAAGAAGAATTGGAACAAAATCCAAAAGATATTTATCATTTTAAGGTATTCCTTCATACTCTGTTTTCTCCCGTATTTGAAAATACAAACAAACGTTCGTTTGAAGCAAAAATTTATTCGTTATTAAAAACCTATACAGACATCCAACTTTATATCACCGATAAAAATGGGATTGTGATTTTTGACTCTGAGTCCTACCGGGAAGGTCTCGATTATTCAAAGTTCAATGATGTTTATTTGACTCTTCAAGGTAAATATGGAGCAAGGTCCAGTAAGTTACTCGATATAGAAGGCGAAGGAGCTTTGTTTGTGGCTTCCCCGATCCGATTCAAAAATCAAATGATCGGGGTTCTTACTGTTATCAAACCAAAAACTGGTGTGATTCCATTCATTGATGAAGCCAAAAAAAAGTTTTGGCGTATCTCTTTACTGGTTGCTTCTGCCATTGCCATCCTTTTTAGTTTACTCGCTTATTTGAGTTTTCGTCCTATTTTGCGTTTGTCTCAGTATGTAAGTTCTTTACGAAAAAAGGAAAAGGTTGTGTTTCCAAAAATAGGAATTCGTGAGCTGAATGAACTGGGCAAAGAAGTTGATTTGTTGGTCGAAGAGATTGAAGGCAAAAAATACATAGAATCTTATGTACAAACCCTTACTCATGAGATCAAAAGTCCCCTTTCTTCCATTTTGGCATCTGTTGAACTTTTACAATCTCATCCAAATGAATCAGATCGTTTGACAAAAAACATCCACGAAGAAGCAAAACGAATTCAAAAACTCATTGAACAAATGTTAGAGCTTTCTTCCTTAGAAGGGAAAAAAACGATCACAATGGACGACTATGTATTGTTATATGATCTCGTGTTGGAAGTGATTGCCAATTTCAAATCCGAACTAGAATGGAAATCCATTCAGATTATGATCGAATGTAAAAATAAACTTTTGGAAATTTTAGGGAATCGTAACTATTTGTCTTTAAGCATTGAAAACTTAATCAGAAACTCAATCGACTTTGCCAATCAAAACGATACCATTCGCATTCGAATCGAGGAAAATCCAGACCATTCGATCGATTTTTCTATATTGGATGAAGGTCATTCCATTCCTGATTTTGCTTTGGATCGAATCACAGAAAAGTTTTATTCCTTACCTCGTCCTACAAACAATCGAAAGAGTTCTGGTTTAGGGCTTAGCATTGTTAGCCAAATTGTAGATTTACATGGCGGAAAATTGAAGGTCCAGAACCGAAGTCCTCGTGGTGTGGAAGTTTCGATTCAGTTTCCAAAGAAGTAG
- a CDS encoding response regulator, protein MTKILLIEDEPGIQETIQITLESEGFIVSLASTGKQGIEKVSQDVSLIILDVGLPDQNGFEVLKEIRKKYLTPVIFLTARNTEIDKVLGLEIGADDYIVKPFSPRELLARIRAILRRSTPTQNLEDHKLRISLDKKLVYFNGYHLNLSPYEYKTMELFFKWPGRIFTREEIMDSVWTEPEDSFDRAVDTVIKNIRARFKEIEPDFDPIETRRGQGYGLKEKI, encoded by the coding sequence ATGACAAAGATACTTTTAATAGAGGATGAACCAGGAATTCAGGAAACCATTCAGATTACATTAGAGTCTGAAGGGTTTATTGTTTCTTTGGCCTCTACAGGAAAACAAGGAATTGAAAAAGTTTCACAAGATGTATCTTTGATCATACTTGATGTCGGACTTCCTGATCAAAATGGATTTGAAGTATTAAAAGAAATTCGAAAAAAATATTTAACGCCTGTTATTTTTTTAACTGCTAGGAATACAGAAATTGATAAAGTTTTGGGGCTTGAGATTGGCGCTGATGATTACATTGTCAAACCATTTAGCCCCAGGGAACTTCTGGCAAGGATTCGTGCGATTTTACGACGATCCACTCCGACACAAAATTTAGAAGATCACAAACTTAGAATTTCTCTGGATAAAAAGTTGGTTTATTTCAATGGTTATCACTTAAATTTATCTCCTTATGAATACAAAACGATGGAACTGTTTTTTAAATGGCCAGGTAGAATTTTCACAAGAGAAGAAATTATGGACAGTGTTTGGACAGAACCAGAAGATAGTTTCGACCGCGCTGTGGATACTGTGATTAAAAACATCCGTGCCAGGTTCAAAGAAATAGAACCAGACTTCGACCCCATTGAAACAAGAAGGGGACAAGGATATGGATTGAAGGAAAAAATATGA
- a CDS encoding gamma-glutamyltransferase family protein, with protein MLHFLKILITSLVFLFFFQCLGSRRPIVPSYVDPQGSLRDVAVGKKYMVSTGNPLATKAAIKVLEDGGNAIDAAVAALLVLNVTNGEAASFPSVAPTLVYDQKSGQVKSYIGAGTAPKKANIEWFKEKGYDVMPKNSILAQLLPASPDVIVRLLQDHGTKSFSELVKPAIAVAEEGFPANRILVKNLDLPLYKRLGFTIIMPYNSEVYLEKKWWYGIREGELTKRLDLAKTWKSMADEENRTLKKGKTRKQALESVRDYFYKGPVADAIVKLHTEKGGLFTKEDLANYTGGWEKPISGEYGEYQILSNQTWTQGPVVPMVLQLLDGVNLKSMGHNSPEYIHTVSQAIELVVADRERYFGDPKFVDVPLDGLLSKKYAAIRRKLIQKEAFGATPPSGNPWLFSSKKQSSLQLPPNEVKDVSVGEIKYGKDTTYLSIIDASGNAVSLTPSDFPQSPMVPGTGLTLGIRMTQFRLDPNHPSALAPGKRPRITPNPGMVLKNGKLWMSFGTPGGDVQSQAMIQFFLNVIVFGMDPQKAVEAPRFRSVNWPDSFSPHVYRPGGIELEESLYEKVSDSLKEKGYKVYKKGHLDNDLGSVCAVLNDDKNRKLIGVADPREESWAEGK; from the coding sequence ATGTTACATTTTCTTAAAATCTTAATCACTTCCCTTGTGTTTCTTTTTTTCTTCCAATGTTTAGGAAGTCGCCGACCTATCGTTCCATCCTATGTTGATCCACAGGGAAGTTTGCGGGATGTCGCTGTTGGTAAAAAATATATGGTTTCTACGGGAAACCCACTCGCAACCAAAGCGGCCATCAAAGTTTTAGAAGATGGAGGGAATGCGATTGATGCAGCAGTAGCCGCATTGCTTGTGTTAAATGTAACAAATGGGGAAGCAGCTAGTTTTCCATCCGTTGCTCCTACCTTGGTGTACGACCAAAAATCAGGACAAGTCAAAAGTTATATTGGGGCAGGAACAGCTCCTAAAAAAGCAAACATCGAATGGTTTAAAGAAAAGGGTTATGATGTAATGCCAAAAAATTCTATTTTGGCTCAGTTGTTGCCTGCATCCCCAGATGTCATCGTACGACTGTTACAAGATCATGGGACAAAATCTTTTTCTGAATTAGTAAAACCGGCAATTGCTGTTGCGGAAGAAGGATTTCCTGCCAACCGAATTCTTGTCAAAAACTTAGATTTACCATTATACAAACGATTGGGTTTTACAATCATTATGCCTTATAATTCCGAAGTGTATCTTGAAAAAAAATGGTGGTATGGAATCCGAGAAGGGGAGTTAACAAAACGTTTGGACCTTGCAAAAACTTGGAAGTCAATGGCAGACGAAGAAAATAGAACTCTCAAAAAAGGAAAAACCAGAAAACAAGCATTAGAATCAGTTAGGGATTATTTTTATAAGGGACCAGTTGCCGATGCGATTGTCAAATTACATACGGAAAAAGGAGGACTCTTTACAAAAGAAGATTTGGCAAATTATACAGGTGGTTGGGAAAAACCTATTTCCGGTGAATATGGTGAGTATCAAATTTTATCCAACCAAACTTGGACCCAAGGACCCGTGGTTCCAATGGTTTTGCAACTGTTAGATGGTGTGAACTTAAAATCGATGGGCCATAATTCTCCTGAATACATTCATACAGTATCGCAAGCCATCGAACTTGTAGTTGCTGATCGAGAAAGGTATTTTGGTGATCCCAAATTTGTGGATGTTCCTTTAGATGGATTACTTTCAAAAAAATATGCAGCAATACGAAGAAAACTGATACAAAAAGAAGCCTTTGGTGCCACTCCTCCCAGTGGAAACCCTTGGTTGTTTTCTTCTAAAAAACAATCCTCTTTGCAATTGCCGCCTAACGAAGTAAAGGATGTCTCAGTAGGAGAAATTAAATATGGAAAAGATACAACCTATTTGAGTATCATCGATGCTTCTGGAAATGCTGTTTCTCTCACTCCAAGTGATTTTCCGCAATCACCTATGGTTCCAGGAACTGGACTCACATTGGGTATACGGATGACTCAATTTCGTTTAGACCCCAATCATCCTTCTGCGCTGGCACCTGGCAAACGACCAAGGATCACTCCTAATCCAGGAATGGTTTTAAAAAATGGAAAGTTATGGATGAGTTTTGGAACTCCAGGGGGAGATGTCCAAAGCCAAGCGATGATCCAATTCTTTTTGAATGTAATAGTATTTGGAATGGATCCACAAAAAGCAGTGGAAGCACCTAGATTTCGTTCGGTGAACTGGCCAGATAGTTTTTCTCCTCACGTTTACCGTCCCGGTGGAATTGAGTTAGAAGAATCTTTGTATGAAAAAGTTTCTGATTCATTGAAAGAAAAAGGATACAAAGTATATAAAAAAGGACATTTGGATAATGATTTAGGTTCCGTATGTGCCGTGTTAAATGATGATAAAAATCGAAAACTCATTGGTGTCGCCGATCCAAGAGAAGAGTCCTGGGCAGAAGGAAAATAA
- a CDS encoding methyl-accepting chemotaxis protein encodes MQRNSIKFILLLSGASILFIISCSVGAVAYYFGQKKIQEAYIGQMHGIVGVVGQEIDDFFVNHVNVIKTVANDKRTIDSLKTGKPIAQAYFKEMNDRYGVYENIYTHTYDNDPRVVADATGKAIGWKMKPADMDPAELKAGKEKRYFVGKPIMNPLTNNPVATITYPVYDGDKLIGNAGIALSLMDLTDKVINKIKIGRDGYVVVSTTAGLLIALKEKKQILKYDLSKDESGARMLSLKTGEVLEFNYLEKEHLAVSYNLNDWGVVILAIQPKEEIKEALFELLLIVAVSSILIALVSIWLLYVLLSKRLNPLENVSHIFKSMSEGDLTSSIQVVYDDEIGRMGQGLNTFIASLRKSFEEIQRITMELASASEQLTSSSNNFATGAQSTAASSEEMSATIEEMSAGMDYIAASTERQFGNFANFHSKIRELSESIRKIGSEIESTLKLAESISDQAKKGEESIQGMSQMIENILHSSGEMTAIIQIINEISDQTQLLALNAAIEAARAGEAGRGFAVVADEISKLSEKTASSIKSIGTMITKNNRELDSGANAIRSSAAMLHNIIQNVETVSQAMNKLYSVTAAQESIKREVDEGAEQMGQDAETIKLSTNEQKRAVREISEVIIQINEHTLSTASGSEEMSSSAQNLASTAEILKGITDRFKL; translated from the coding sequence ATGCAACGCAATTCGATCAAATTCATATTACTTTTAAGTGGTGCCTCCATTCTTTTTATCATCAGTTGTTCTGTTGGCGCTGTTGCATATTACTTCGGACAAAAAAAAATTCAAGAGGCCTACATTGGACAAATGCATGGAATTGTCGGTGTTGTGGGACAAGAGATCGATGATTTTTTTGTAAACCATGTCAATGTCATCAAAACTGTCGCCAATGATAAAAGAACCATTGATTCCCTAAAAACAGGAAAACCAATCGCACAGGCTTACTTTAAAGAAATGAACGATCGTTACGGAGTGTATGAAAATATTTACACTCATACTTATGATAACGATCCTCGTGTTGTTGCTGACGCTACGGGTAAGGCCATCGGTTGGAAAATGAAACCGGCTGATATGGATCCGGCAGAACTAAAGGCTGGTAAGGAAAAGAGATACTTTGTTGGTAAACCAATTATGAATCCTCTTACAAATAACCCTGTTGCGACTATCACCTATCCTGTGTATGACGGCGATAAGTTAATTGGAAATGCTGGAATTGCACTTTCTTTGATGGATTTAACGGACAAAGTAATCAACAAAATCAAAATTGGTCGTGATGGATATGTAGTCGTTTCGACAACAGCTGGTTTGCTCATTGCTTTAAAAGAGAAAAAACAAATTTTAAAATATGATTTATCTAAAGATGAATCAGGTGCTCGTATGTTATCCCTTAAAACGGGAGAGGTGTTAGAGTTTAATTACTTAGAAAAAGAACATCTTGCCGTGAGTTACAATCTAAATGACTGGGGTGTGGTGATCCTTGCCATCCAACCAAAGGAAGAAATCAAAGAAGCACTTTTTGAATTATTACTCATCGTTGCTGTGTCTTCTATCTTAATTGCACTTGTTTCTATTTGGTTATTATATGTTTTACTTAGCAAACGTTTGAACCCACTGGAAAATGTAAGTCATATATTCAAATCAATGTCTGAGGGTGATTTAACTTCCTCCATTCAAGTAGTCTATGATGATGAAATTGGGCGCATGGGCCAAGGTCTTAATACTTTCATTGCGAGTTTGAGAAAATCATTTGAAGAAATCCAAAGAATCACAATGGAATTGGCTTCCGCATCAGAACAACTTACTTCTTCTTCTAATAATTTTGCAACAGGGGCGCAGTCAACGGCAGCCTCTTCGGAAGAAATGTCAGCAACGATTGAAGAGATGTCTGCTGGTATGGATTATATAGCAGCTTCTACCGAAAGACAGTTTGGAAATTTTGCAAACTTCCATTCTAAAATTCGCGAATTATCGGAAAGTATCCGTAAAATTGGTTCTGAAATTGAAAGCACTCTAAAATTGGCTGAATCCATTTCGGATCAGGCCAAAAAAGGGGAAGAGTCCATCCAAGGGATGAGCCAAATGATTGAAAATATCCTACATTCCTCAGGAGAGATGACGGCCATCATTCAGATCATAAATGAAATTTCAGACCAAACACAACTTTTGGCATTGAACGCTGCTATCGAAGCAGCAAGAGCTGGTGAGGCAGGTAGAGGATTTGCTGTGGTTGCCGATGAAATTTCAAAACTTTCCGAAAAAACAGCATCATCCATTAAATCCATTGGAACCATGATTACAAAAAACAATCGGGAATTGGACTCGGGTGCCAATGCCATTCGTTCCTCGGCGGCCATGTTACACAATATCATCCAAAATGTGGAAACAGTGAGTCAAGCAATGAACAAACTGTATTCAGTCACAGCAGCACAAGAGTCCATCAAACGAGAAGTAGACGAAGGTGCTGAACAAATGGGTCAAGATGCAGAAACAATCAAACTCTCTACTAACGAACAAAAAAGAGCAGTGAGAGAAATCTCTGAAGTGATCATCCAGATCAACGAACATACGTTAAGTACTGCTTCTGGGTCAGAGGAAATGTCTTCTTCTGCACAAAATTTAGCATCCACTGCAGAGATTTTAAAAGGGATTACCGATCGATTTAAGTTATAA
- a CDS encoding DUF4349 domain-containing protein translates to MVFILFAFLLQCGKESNSESTASVEAEKRSMDMPMEKKVAASPSVSQEAKEPPSVENQLGQVFVPIQPTAERLLEYQVQLSYQTQDLIKTRKDILGFITKYGYIESSSAVNTDSPYMSLRIHIRSEKLYEALIELDTYGVLLSEDISTVDHTEGMVWQKVKSNREKIRFTRRSNANNQTSANSKNWEEIEEAVTDSENNLDNAEHEIWKIKDKVKWATLSIQFSSPIPADKIQVPTYRNAFVGILNVFLELTYYLIWMIPFLLLAAILYFPLQKVYLYFKK, encoded by the coding sequence ATGGTCTTCATTCTTTTTGCCTTCCTTCTGCAATGTGGCAAAGAATCAAACAGCGAATCTACCGCATCAGTCGAAGCGGAAAAACGTTCTATGGACATGCCGATGGAAAAAAAAGTGGCTGCCAGTCCTTCTGTGTCGCAAGAAGCCAAAGAACCACCGTCAGTTGAAAACCAACTCGGACAAGTATTTGTTCCTATCCAACCAACCGCAGAACGATTGTTAGAATACCAAGTCCAATTAAGTTACCAAACCCAAGATTTGATAAAAACCAGAAAGGATATTCTTGGTTTTATTACAAAGTATGGTTATATCGAAAGTAGTTCCGCAGTCAATACCGACTCACCTTATATGAGTTTACGAATTCATATTCGATCTGAAAAATTATACGAAGCTTTGATTGAGTTAGATACATATGGGGTTTTACTCAGTGAAGATATATCAACTGTGGACCATACAGAAGGAATGGTTTGGCAAAAGGTAAAATCAAACCGTGAAAAAATTCGATTCACAAGACGATCGAATGCTAACAACCAAACTTCGGCCAATTCCAAAAATTGGGAGGAGATTGAAGAAGCAGTCACCGATAGTGAAAATAATTTGGACAATGCCGAACACGAAATTTGGAAAATAAAAGATAAGGTGAAATGGGCCACGTTGAGTATTCAATTTTCAAGCCCCATTCCTGCCGATAAAATTCAAGTTCCTACATATAGAAATGCTTTTGTGGGAATTTTGAATGTATTTTTGGAGTTAACATACTATTTGATTTGGATGATTCCTTTTTTACTACTTGCTGCAATATTGTATTTTCCTTTACAAAAGGTTTATTTGTACTTTAAAAAATAA
- a CDS encoding U32 family peptidase C-terminal domain-containing protein, with protein sequence MRKIPELLLPAGNLEKLEIAYLYGADAAYCGVPRFSLRARENDFTMEALEKGVTLARQLGKKIYFTVNNIPRNSKLPSYPKYLDQMAALKPDALIMADPGLILLTKEAHPEIDIHISVQTNTMNYAAVKFWKKFGATRVILSREVSISEIAEIKNEVPDMEIEVFVHGSICIAHSGRCFMSNYFKKRDANQGSCNNACRDLYKVYVTNPKQNDEPMELITDEEGTFLMNSKDLRAIEFLQELCDAGVDSLKVEGRTKNDYYVGMVARSYRHTLDNIARGEGFDRKWLEELDKVSSRKYFSGFLSRGMEDKIPEEERNFQNNEFGTSLQMSQKYAGFVKEYKPDTKRIVIEVKNKIQKGDLMEVITAIDSNPATFTVDQIFYKQNPVEVISGGMGTVELEVPFAIPSRSFLSKKL encoded by the coding sequence ATGAGAAAAATTCCAGAATTATTACTTCCCGCAGGAAATTTAGAAAAATTAGAAATCGCTTATCTTTATGGTGCGGATGCAGCTTATTGTGGAGTGCCTCGGTTTTCATTACGTGCTCGTGAAAATGATTTTACGATGGAGGCTTTGGAAAAGGGAGTCACCCTTGCCAGACAACTCGGTAAAAAAATTTATTTTACAGTCAATAACATCCCAAGGAATTCAAAACTTCCTTCTTATCCAAAGTATTTGGATCAAATGGCTGCATTAAAACCAGATGCTTTGATTATGGCAGATCCTGGATTGATCCTTTTGACAAAAGAAGCTCATCCTGAAATTGACATTCATATTTCTGTCCAAACAAACACGATGAATTATGCGGCTGTAAAATTTTGGAAAAAATTTGGTGCCACCCGTGTGATTCTTTCTCGCGAAGTTTCTATATCTGAGATTGCTGAAATTAAAAATGAAGTTCCCGACATGGAAATTGAAGTTTTTGTTCATGGATCCATTTGTATTGCTCATAGTGGTCGTTGTTTTATGAGTAATTATTTTAAAAAACGAGATGCCAATCAAGGTTCTTGTAACAATGCATGCAGAGATTTGTATAAAGTATATGTCACAAATCCTAAACAGAATGATGAACCGATGGAACTCATTACGGATGAAGAAGGAACTTTTTTGATGAATTCAAAAGACTTACGGGCCATCGAGTTTTTACAAGAGTTATGTGATGCTGGAGTTGATTCTTTGAAAGTAGAGGGCCGAACCAAAAATGATTATTATGTTGGGATGGTCGCTCGTAGTTATCGACATACTTTAGATAATATTGCACGAGGAGAAGGGTTTGATCGGAAGTGGTTAGAAGAATTGGATAAAGTTTCTTCACGTAAGTATTTTTCTGGTTTTTTAAGTCGTGGGATGGAAGACAAAATTCCTGAAGAGGAAAGAAACTTTCAAAATAATGAATTTGGAACCAGTCTACAAATGAGCCAAAAATATGCAGGTTTTGTAAAAGAGTATAAACCAGATACAAAACGAATTGTGATTGAAGTTAAAAATAAAATCCAAAAAGGCGATTTGATGGAAGTCATCACAGCCATTGATTCAAATCCTGCAACCTTCACTGTAGACCAAATTTTTTATAAACAAAATCCTGTAGAAGTGATAAGCGGTGGGATGGGAACTGTGGAGTTAGAAGTTCCCTTTGCCATTCCTTCCCGGTCGTTTTTAAGTAAAAAATTGTAG
- a CDS encoding OmpP1/FadL family transporter encodes MIPSRIFISTFILILILEPGFRETELQAFHGIMQPAFGARQAGMGGAFQAVGGSVMDLESNPSHLARVKRTKWELGSAIHLPTIEYNDEYIDPNPNRSYKNSTVEHPRAVLPYIGIIKPVTENISIGFALYAQGGGGGQFKNIKRHTPDGRTLNETFEINIPIIGDSTKAVEDLNFRFMTMKSTFGAGYKKGNFAIGAGIDFVYGFMELKRTYQDETRSLTIPGGIRYQSDSAYTMGGKIGVSYDLTENIRVAYSYTTRNLLPMDGTMKVDGYAPERSFGTRVSRYMIWPDKHVAGISYRTDKFIIDFDIKYIPWSQSFNTSKFRLEDVWMRTPIGVETNAFQFNLNWKDQTILAVGFEYKWNERFMSRMGYSYGNNIIPASGVSPMLGASIEHHLAMGGSISWNDTSFHIACEYGFPKKTYGGKTSDWTLSHAVFSNKEIHPFQFSYNKQMSIFSIYIGMEQNI; translated from the coding sequence ATGATTCCGAGTCGCATTTTCATATCTACTTTCATTCTAATTCTAATCCTGGAGCCGGGCTTTCGCGAGACAGAACTCCAAGCCTTCCACGGGATCATGCAACCCGCCTTTGGAGCAAGACAAGCGGGGATGGGAGGAGCCTTCCAAGCGGTGGGAGGATCGGTGATGGATTTAGAATCCAATCCCTCTCACTTAGCAAGAGTGAAAAGAACCAAATGGGAGTTAGGTTCTGCAATACATCTCCCAACCATCGAATACAATGATGAATACATCGATCCAAATCCCAATCGTTCTTACAAAAATTCTACCGTAGAACATCCTAGAGCCGTCCTTCCTTACATTGGCATCATCAAACCAGTAACAGAAAATATCAGCATTGGTTTTGCTCTCTATGCACAAGGTGGTGGTGGTGGACAATTTAAAAATATCAAACGACATACTCCTGATGGAAGAACACTGAATGAAACCTTTGAAATCAATATCCCCATCATCGGAGATAGTACAAAGGCAGTTGAAGATTTAAATTTTAGATTTATGACCATGAAATCCACGTTTGGTGCCGGTTACAAAAAAGGAAACTTTGCTATCGGTGCCGGAATTGATTTTGTTTATGGGTTTATGGAATTAAAAAGAACCTACCAAGACGAAACAAGGAGTCTTACCATTCCTGGTGGAATTCGTTACCAAAGTGATTCCGCATATACAATGGGAGGAAAAATAGGTGTTTCTTATGATCTAACAGAAAACATACGAGTAGCTTATTCCTATACAACTAGAAATCTTTTGCCAATGGATGGAACCATGAAAGTAGATGGTTATGCACCAGAAAGATCTTTTGGAACAAGAGTTTCTCGTTATATGATTTGGCCCGACAAACATGTAGCGGGAATCTCCTACCGCACAGATAAGTTCATCATCGATTTTGATATCAAATACATCCCTTGGTCACAAAGTTTTAATACAAGTAAGTTTCGATTGGAAGATGTTTGGATGAGAACACCGATTGGAGTCGAAACCAATGCTTTTCAATTTAATTTAAATTGGAAAGACCAAACCATATTGGCAGTTGGTTTTGAATACAAATGGAATGAACGATTTATGAGCCGAATGGGTTATAGTTATGGCAACAATATCATTCCTGCAAGTGGAGTGAGTCCGATGTTAGGAGCCAGTATTGAACACCATCTTGCAATGGGAGGAAGTATTTCTTGGAATGATACTTCGTTTCATATTGCCTGTGAGTATGGATTTCCTAAAAAAACCTATGGCGGTAAAACTTCCGACTGGACTTTATCCCATGCTGTTTTTTCTAATAAAGAAATTCATCCATTCCAATTTTCTTATAATAAACAAATGAGTATTTTTAGTATTTATATCGGAATGGAACAAAACATATAA
- a CDS encoding bacteriohemerythrin: protein MVTQWDSKYETNISEIDSQHKKLFRLINNIETVYDENKEHLSGKSKILVDAVSELEDYTLSHFLIEERVMELNQYPELEAHKKQHDRFTDKILELKNRLSSGNLLSNDEELNQFFGDLLKFLRAWLTNHILQEDMDYKPYIKFNI from the coding sequence ATGGTAACACAGTGGGATTCGAAATACGAAACGAATATTTCAGAGATTGATTCTCAACATAAAAAACTCTTTCGTTTGATCAACAATATCGAGACAGTTTACGATGAAAACAAAGAGCATCTTTCTGGAAAATCCAAGATCCTTGTGGATGCAGTTTCTGAACTAGAGGATTATACACTCAGTCATTTTTTAATTGAAGAACGAGTGATGGAGTTAAACCAATACCCAGAACTAGAAGCTCATAAAAAACAACATGACCGGTTCACTGATAAAATTTTAGAACTAAAAAATCGTCTGAGTTCAGGAAATCTACTTTCCAATGACGAAGAACTCAATCAATTCTTTGGAGACCTTCTTAAGTTTTTACGTGCTTGGCTTACCAATCATATCCTACAAGAGGATATGGATTATAAACCGTATATAAAATTCAATATTTAG
- a CDS encoding fasciclin domain-containing protein: MEGEPISGRYPMNKKIFQFTMITIVTCLSLAGVSCGKSDDSDAGKGISAVADDKSQQDVLKIAVGSKDHTTLVAAVQAAGLVDSLANQGPFTVFAPTNDAFAKLPAGTVDDLLKPSQKDALKNILEYHVVVGNLTESILKSEFTGKDDELGMANGGHTKVSVKNGKVMINGATIVASIPAANGIIHVVDSVLLPSAKK; encoded by the coding sequence ATGGAAGGTGAACCAATAAGTGGGCGGTATCCAATGAACAAAAAAATTTTTCAATTCACAATGATTACAATTGTCACCTGTCTCTCGCTAGCCGGTGTCTCTTGCGGAAAATCTGATGATTCCGATGCAGGCAAAGGTATTTCTGCTGTAGCAGATGACAAATCACAACAGGATGTTCTAAAAATTGCTGTAGGTTCCAAAGACCATACAACCCTTGTCGCGGCTGTCCAAGCTGCGGGCCTCGTGGATTCCCTTGCCAACCAAGGACCGTTCACTGTGTTCGCACCAACAAACGATGCATTTGCGAAGTTACCGGCAGGAACCGTAGATGATCTTTTAAAACCGAGCCAAAAAGACGCATTGAAGAACATATTAGAGTACCATGTGGTAGTAGGTAACCTAACTGAATCCATTTTGAAATCTGAGTTCACCGGTAAAGATGATGAACTTGGTATGGCAAATGGAGGTCACACAAAAGTTTCCGTAAAAAATGGAAAGGTAATGATCAATGGTGCAACCATTGTCGCATCCATTCCAGCTGCAAACGGAATCATTCATGTCGTTGACTCGGTGTTACTTCCATCAGCAAAGAAATGA